Below is a genomic region from Telmatobacter sp. DSM 110680.
AAGCCAAAGTACTTGCTCGATGCCGAGATAGTCGTGAAATGCTTGCTCGAGTTGTTCTCGGCTGACGCCGGGGTTGCGCTGCTGCACTTCGCTCAGCAGGCATTCTTCCGTCGTCAGTAGGGCGCCTTGTCCGTTGGTATCGATGGAGCCGCCTTCGAGGACGAGTCTTCGCTGCTCCTCTCCCATATCCACAGTGGGTTGCCACTCCGAAAGACCGAGCAATTCGGCTGCGCGTACTGGAATCTGGTCATCGAGGTGCCAGTCGGGATATTTGGCCCAGGCGTTGAAATGCCAGTTGGTAATTGCAACCTGACCTTGCTCATTGCGGACGAAGATTGGGCCGGAATCGCGTGTCCACACCCGGTCAGTCGGCCACTGGTGGAAGGCGACGTTGTCGAGGTTCACGTGAGCGCGCTGCAGGATGCTCGTCGCGCGTCGCTGTTCCTTCTCGTCCTGAACGAGGAGATGAACTTGTTCCCGCATCGCGAGCAGGCGAACAATCTCCGCATAAAGCCATGGGATCGCCTGAAACTTACCGGGCCAGTCCTCGGGATTATGCGGCCATGCAAGCCAGGTCGCCTGGTGAGGCTCCCATTCGGCCGGCATACGATAACCGAGTTCGCGTGGCGTCTGTTCTGGCTGAGCGGACATTCTTACTTGCTGTCTCCATCAACCAGCGAACCGAGACCCGGATCGAGGAAGCGGCTAGTGATGGGCGCGTAGGCATCAATGCGGCGATCGCGGAGGAACGGCCAGTTCCGCCGGGTGTCTTCGAGAAGCGCGAGGTCGATCTCCCCGATGAGGATTTCCTCTTCCTCGTGCGAGGCTTTGGCGATGATGCGGCCGAACGGATCGGCTAAAAAGCTTCCACCCCAAAACTCAAGGCCAAGCCCGGCGGCGCGATTGCCGCGAATGTCGCCGTTCTCGTGGCCGACCCGGTTCACTCCGGCAACATAAACTCCATTGGCGATGGCGTGCGCGCGCTGGATGGTCTGCCAGGCATCGTATTGCGCCGAACCGAACTCTTCCTTCTCGGCCGGGTGCCAACCGATGGCAGTTGGATAGAACAGGACCTCGGCGCCTTGCAATGCAGTGAGGCGCGCGCCCTCGGGATACCACTGATCCCAGCAGACCAATGTGCCCACGCGACCGAACGCGGTGTCCACTGCCTTGAATCCCAAATCGCCCGGAGTGAAATAGAACTTTTCGTAATACAAAGGATCATCGGGGATGTGCATCTTGCGGTAGACGCTGATGATGTTGCCATCCTGGCCCAGGGTGACCGCGGTGTTGTGATAAAGACCGGGAGCGCGGCGTTCAAACAACGAAGCGACGATAACGACGCGGGTTTCGCGAGCAACTTCGGCAAGGCGTGTGGTGGAAGGTCCGGGGATCGGTTCAGCAAGATCGAAGAGCTTGATATCTTCGCGCTGACAGAAGTATTGTGCGCGGAAAAGTTCTGGCAGGCAGACGATGTTGGCGCCACGCCTTGCAGCCTCGCGGACATGAGCGATGGCAGATTCAAGGTTCGCCTCGGGGTCCGGGCCCATCCGCATCTGCACCAGGCCAACTTTATATTTGCGGGCGTGTTCCATATCGAGATAGATCCCTTCCTGCTCTTCATTCATTGCTTCACGCGGCAAGGCCAACCCCGGTAGCGGGATTGGCCTCCATACTCCCGCATCGTTGCCTATTCTTCGAGGATCAGAACCGCTGCCGCAATGGTCGTGGTCCAGAGCCCGCGCTTGTCCCCCACAGCGGACTGGGTCACGTTGCTGGTGCGGACAATCTTGTTCGAAATACGGTAAATTTCCTTCTTCTTATCCCAACTCGTATCGGGATCAAATTCGACATCCAGAGTGGTGGCCAGCATCTCTGCAGCCAGTTCCTCTGCGTATTCGCCCGCCTGCTCTTCGGTCTCACCGAAACTGTGGTGTTCGCTCAGATAACCATAGGTATCTCGATCAGCCGGGATGGCTACGCCGATACTCGACACGATAAGGCGGTGCGGCTCGCGGGTGGAGTTCTCAGCAATGACCGCAAAAACGACTTCGCCGTGGTCGAGATACTTGAGCCCTTCTTTCCGGGAAATTACTTTGCAACGAGGCGGAAAGATCGAACTGACGCGGACAAGGTTCTGAGAAGCGATGCCGGCATCCCGAAGGGCGAGCTCAAAGGAAGTTAAACGTTCCTTATGCTTGCCGACACCCTTGGTGAAGAAAAGCTTCTTCGGAACCATGTTTTTTCCCAATTTCTATGTCCCCTCCATGAGGTTGGCGGTCGTTGATTTTTGCAGGACGTTCCCGCCTGAGTTTATCGCATCTTGAAGGATTCAAACGGGTGCACAAGCGATTTAATCCGCAGTTCACACCATGGCAGCTGGGCGGACAAACAAGCCAACCCAAAATTCCTCCCGAACGCTTTGGCAATTTTGCGCTTTTTTGAGCGCAACGCAGAACTTTTCCCGGCCAGAGGAGTTTGAGCAGGAATGAGGATGACTCTTCTTTTCGGAATTACTGTGCTCAGCGCCACGTTGGGCTGTGCGCTGGCTGTCGCTCAAGAGTACGTAGCTCCGTCTGGCCCTCCCCCCGTCAGAGTTGCGCGTCCCGACGCGGATCCCGTGCCGCTGGAATGGGTTCCTCCGGCATTGGCGCAGTTGAGCCTATCGGCTCCCGTCAAGTCGAACTTCACGCTGGACAGGACCATGCTTGGGATTGCGGCAGGGTTGGTGCCGGACACCGACGCTCCAACGCGGCAGGCAATGAACAAGCTTGACGGCGTCAGCGTGCACACCATGCGTTTCAACGAAGCTGGAATTCCCGACGAAGGGGCGGTTGCGGCGGTTCGCGCCTCGTACCATCTGCGCGGATGGAAGCATGTGGTTACCACTTCGGACAAGGGGAGTCCAGTGCACAACGGCACTACTGACGTGTGGGTTGTACTGGACGGCATGAACGTGCGCGGCGCGGTGGTTCTGGCTGAGACTCCGAGGAGCCTGACGCTGGTGACCGTGGCCGGCAACTTGAGCCCGGTTGACCTGATGCATCTGCGCGGACACTTCGGCATTCCCAAACTGGACGCGGGAGACTTCAAGGACGCACCGGCGCAATAGGCAGTGACTGGCGGCTCCAAAGTCAGTTCGTTGTCTCCTCGCACGATTGCGTTGAGTGCGTGTGAGCCCTTAAGTCGTCGCGCTTTCTGCATCACCCTGATGCCGTTGCCATCTGTAAATTGCGGGTGTTAGCCTTCCTTACAGCGTCTCGAGGGAAGGAACTCCGTAAACAAAATGCAAAAGACCTATAACGGGCTGGAATTGCCGCAAGACGGCCAGCCTATTGAGTACAGTCACGGCCAATACCAGGTTCCCGACAACCCCATCATCCCTTTTATTGAAGGCGACGGCACCGGTCGCGACATCTGGAAGGCCTCGCAGAGGGTTTTCGATGCTGCCGTGGAGAAGGCTTACGGCGGGAAACGCCATATCAAGTGGTTTGAGATCTTTGCTGGAGAAAAGGCATTCCGCCAGTTCAATACTTGGCTCCCCGATGATTCGGTAGGCGCTGCACGCGATTTGCGGGTTTCCATCAAGGGACCGCTGACCACTCCGGTGGGTGGCGGAATTCGTTCTCTGAATGTAGCGTTGCGCCAGCTGCTCGACCTTTACTCCTGCGTTCGCCCTGTTAAGTACTACCAAGGCGTTCCCAGCCCGGTGAAGCATCCAGAAAAGGTCGACATTGTGATCTTCCGCGAGAACACCGAAGACGTATATTCCGGTATCGAGTTCAAGCAGGGCTCCGCAGATGCAGGCCGCATCATCTCATTCATCAATGACGACCTGTTAAAGGGCGGCAAGAAGAAAATACGCTCCGACTCCGGGGTCGGCATCAAGCCAATCTCGATCTTCGGGACTAAGCGGCTGGTGCGG
It encodes:
- a CDS encoding agmatine deiminase family protein; translation: MSAQPEQTPRELGYRMPAEWEPHQATWLAWPHNPEDWPGKFQAIPWLYAEIVRLLAMREQVHLLVQDEKEQRRATSILQRAHVNLDNVAFHQWPTDRVWTRDSGPIFVRNEQGQVAITNWHFNAWAKYPDWHLDDQIPVRAAELLGLSEWQPTVDMGEEQRRLVLEGGSIDTNGQGALLTTEECLLSEVQQRNPGVSREQLEQAFHDYLGIEQVLWLGRGIAGDDTHGHVDDITRFVGPSTIVTAVEPNTKDPNHEPLAENLARLKAARTSEGKQFTIVDLPLPRPVVFRKQRLPASYANFYIANGLILVPTFHDPNDRIALGVLADLFPGREVIGIHAVDLVWGLGTLHCMTQQQPAVLPSTT
- a CDS encoding carbon-nitrogen hydrolase, giving the protein MNEEQEGIYLDMEHARKYKVGLVQMRMGPDPEANLESAIAHVREAARRGANIVCLPELFRAQYFCQREDIKLFDLAEPIPGPSTTRLAEVARETRVVIVASLFERRAPGLYHNTAVTLGQDGNIISVYRKMHIPDDPLYYEKFYFTPGDLGFKAVDTAFGRVGTLVCWDQWYPEGARLTALQGAEVLFYPTAIGWHPAEKEEFGSAQYDAWQTIQRAHAIANGVYVAGVNRVGHENGDIRGNRAAGLGLEFWGGSFLADPFGRIIAKASHEEEEILIGEIDLALLEDTRRNWPFLRDRRIDAYAPITSRFLDPGLGSLVDGDSK
- a CDS encoding arginine decarboxylase, pyruvoyl-dependent, encoding MVPKKLFFTKGVGKHKERLTSFELALRDAGIASQNLVRVSSIFPPRCKVISRKEGLKYLDHGEVVFAVIAENSTREPHRLIVSSIGVAIPADRDTYGYLSEHHSFGETEEQAGEYAEELAAEMLATTLDVEFDPDTSWDKKKEIYRISNKIVRTSNVTQSAVGDKRGLWTTTIAAAVLILEE
- a CDS encoding DUF4252 domain-containing protein translates to MTLLFGITVLSATLGCALAVAQEYVAPSGPPPVRVARPDADPVPLEWVPPALAQLSLSAPVKSNFTLDRTMLGIAAGLVPDTDAPTRQAMNKLDGVSVHTMRFNEAGIPDEGAVAAVRASYHLRGWKHVVTTSDKGSPVHNGTTDVWVVLDGMNVRGAVVLAETPRSLTLVTVAGNLSPVDLMHLRGHFGIPKLDAGDFKDAPAQ